Part of the Gemmatimonadota bacterium genome is shown below.
CGCTATCATGCGCTACCCGGACTTCTACCGCGTGGCGGTATCGCAGGCGGGCAACCACGACAACCGTAACTACGAGGACGACTGGGGCGAGAAGTGGCAGGGGTTGCTGGAGGTCAACCCGGACGGAACGACCACCTACGACAATCAGGCCAACCAGCTGCTCGCGGAAAACCTCGAAGGCAAGCTGCTCATCGCCCACGGCACGATGGACTCGAACGTGCCACCCTCGAACACCATGCTCGTCGTGAACGCGCTCATCGACGCGAACAAGGACTTTGATCTGATCCTGATGCCAAACCGCGGCCACGGCTTCGGAAACGAGCCGTACATGATGCGACGCCGCTGGGACTATTTCGTGAGACATCTGCTCGGCGCCGAACCCCCCAAGGGGTACGAGATCGGCCAGCTTCAACCCCCGATCGGCTGAGGGTCCCGAGCGTGCATATCACCACTGGCCCGGCGAGTCTCAGAGCCAAGCCGACCGACGACCAGATCGACATCTACGCGCTGACGCATCAAGGCAAGTTGCGCACGCAGAACCTCGTCGTCCTTCCTACTCTTGAACTCGCGAGACCCCCGGGTACCCGCTTGCGGGTGGCGGCCCACTGTACTTCTGCCACGGGCTGCTAGAAGGGTGATCGGAAAGGGGGGTGGGCCGCGCACATGGTGCTTGCGCGCGTTCAGGCAAGGAACGACGAGGAGTCGTAGCCGAGCGGGCACCGCCGCCGAAGGCGGTGGTCCGACGAGGAGAGACGCAGGATCAACCGCGCAACCGCCATGTGCCCAACATCATGGTTGATATGATCTTACGCCTCTGTGGGTTGGGGTGCACGGCCCCATCTCCGTCGTTGGAGCGTCTCGGAGGAGCTACGGCTACGCCTTCGCCCCTCCGCGACCCGCGCAATGCGCGGGTGCCCTCTGGGGCCGTGGCACCCGGGGACCCGTGCGACAGCACGGGTGGCGGCCCGCCCCCCTTTCCGATCACCCTTCTAGGCTTCCTCGGCAGGCGCACCATTGTTGACCGTCACCTTCTCCATCACGACGTCTTCGCGCGGCCGATCACCGGGGTTCGTGTCAACGACGCCGATCGCTTCCACGATGTCGAGTCCGGTCGTCACTTTTCCGAAGATCGCGTGCTTGCCGTCTAGCCACGGGGTCGCGGCCAGAGTGATGAAGAACTGGGAGCCGCCGGTGTCGGCGCCAGAGTTCGCCATCGAGAGGATTCCCGTGTGGGTGTGGGCGAGCCCTGGAGCGAACTCATCGGGAATATTGTAGCCCGGACCACCGGTGCCGGTCCCCGTCGGGTCGCCGCCCTGGATCATGAATCCGCTGATCACGCGGTGGAAGATGATGCCGTCGTAGTAGCCTTTTCGCGCGAGCTTGAGGAAGTTGCCGGCCGTCTTGGGCGCGACATCCTCGAACATCTCCGCTGTGAACGTTCCGTGGTTCGTCTCAAACGTGACCATGGGGTTGGCCATCATGTCTCCGGAGCGGGGCTTGGAGCGCTACGCTAGCCGTGGCGCCGTCGAGCGGGAAGTCCCAGGTTCTTGCTTCCACGCTTACTCCCGGTAGCGACCCGCAATGACAAGACTGGTCCGCTGTTGGGCGGTCGCCGCGATGTTCGCGAGCGCCTGCACGCCAGCCCTCAGGCTGACCCCCAGTGACGCCTCGGTGGTCCTCTCCCATCAAGTGCTCGACGCAGCGGATCCAGGTCAGCCCGGTCCGCGTGAGGTGCGCACGCTCTACTACGGCAGCGGCACTGACAAGAACCGGCCCGAGTACCGTGACTCGGTCGCGATCACGACAGAGCCTGTCGACGCCTCCAAGCTCGTCAGCCTCGGGGGTTCCGCGAGCAGTCGGAACTCTTACTGGGGCTTCACGCCCAAGGAGATGCCGCTCAACGCACGCGTCTGGTATCCGGAGGGTGACGGTCCTTTTCCGCTCGTCCTCGTGGTGCACGGCAACCACAACATGCGTGATTTCTCGGACCCGGGTTACGACTACCTCGGGGAGTTACTCGCCAGCCGTGGGTACATCCTCGCGAGCGTGGACGAGAACTTCATCAACGGTGGCATCCGGGGAGAGAACGACGCGCGCGGCTGGTTCCTTCTGAAGCACCTGGAGCTGTTCAAGGGCTTCAACGAGGAGGAGGGCAATGCGTTCGAGGGAAAGGTCGACATGAGCAACATCGCGCTCATGGGCCATTCTCGGGGCGGCGAAGCCGTGGCGAATGCCGCCGCTTTCAACAAGCTCACGCACTATCCCGACGATGCATCGCTGAGGTTCGACTTCGACTTCGACATCAAGGGCATCGTCTCGATCGCGCCCGTCGACGGCCAGTACTTGCCCACCGGTCGCAAGGTCGTCGTCGAGGACATGAGCTATCTCACGTTTCACGGCTCGCACGATGGGGACGTGACGAGCTTCCACGGGTTGCGCATCTACGACCGGCTGAAGTTCAACGAATCGGACGACTTCCACTTCAAGTCGGCGGTCTACGTGTACCGCGCGAACCACGGACAGTGGAACAGCGTCTGGGGATCGGGCGACAGCGGTCCGCGTAGCGCGCGCACGCTCGACCTGCGTGGCCTGATCCCGGAAGAGGATCAGCGCCGCTTCGCCGAGATCTACATCTCGGCGTTCCTGGAGGTGGTGCTGAAGGGCAACAAGGAGTATCTGCCCATCTTCCGAGACCACCGGGTCATCGGGCAGTGGTTGCCCAATACGATGTACATCACGCGCTTCGAGACGAACGCCTTCCGGCCACTCGCGACGTTCGAAGAGGACATCGACGTGACCCGAGGCACCGAGGATGGCGTGACGCTGCGGGGAGACTCACTAGCGACGTGGAAGGAGTCGACGCTGCTGCTCCGCTCCTCGAACCGGGAGAACACATCGAGCTCACAGGAGAACCAGGCGGTGACGCTCGGTTGGAACAACCGTATCACCGGTTCCGACACCACGCGCCATGGCCCGGCCGCGTCGTACACGGTCGAGTTGAATGGGCGCCTCGCGGCGCGATGGGCGCTCGGGCGGCAGCATTCGCTCGAGTTCATGCTCGGTCCCACGAACTCGATGCCGGGACCGCGTCGAGATCCCTCGCCGGACACGGCATCCACGGCGGACGAGGAGGACCGCGATGAGCCCGACGATCGAGGAGGTCGCGGCAGCGATGATGACGGCGACAAGCCGCCCGTCGACCTCAGCATCGAGCTCGCAGACGCTGCGGGAAGAGTCGCGAGCGTCAGACTAGGCGACTATGGTGCGATACGTCGCCCGCTGGAGACGTACATACTGCGGCGAGGCGACCAGGAGGCCTCACGCTTCAGGGATCACTGGGAGTTGATCCTCCAGACGTACTCCATTCCGCTTGCGGACTTCGTCGAGGAGAACGAGTCGCTCGATCTCCGGCAGCTCACCGAGATTCGGTTCGTGTTCGACCGTGTGCATGCCGGCGAGGTGGTCGTGGACCAGATCGGCATCAGTGAGTTGGAGCCAGGCTTTCTGAGTGCACGAGTAGAGCGCTGACCATGACCACACGCCTAGTCCCGCTCAACCGCGTCGTCGACCTGACCGACCACGACAAGAACGCCATCTTCAACATGACGGTCGACGAGGCCCGTGAGCTCCTGCGCTCCGGCCCCGCGCAGGCCGTAGAGACGATCGA
Proteins encoded:
- a CDS encoding peptidylprolyl isomerase, which gives rise to MANPMVTFETNHGTFTAEMFEDVAPKTAGNFLKLARKGYYDGIIFHRVISGFMIQGGDPTGTGTGGPGYNIPDEFAPGLAHTHTGILSMANSGADTGGSQFFITLAATPWLDGKHAIFGKVTTGLDIVEAIGVVDTNPGDRPREDVVMEKVTVNNGAPAEEA